One Streptomonospora salina genomic window, CTCGTCGACGAAGTTGCCCTGGGCGTCCACCGGAGTGTTCGCCTGGGCGATGACGTAGCGGTCCTCTTCGTCGGCGGTGAGGTAGGCGACCTCGTCGGTCAACTGGTTGTCGATGACCTTGCGGTAGGGCGTCTCGACGAAACCGAACGAGTTGACGCGGCCGTAGCCCGCAAGCGAGCCGATCAGACCGATGTTGGGACCCTCAGGGGTCTCGATCGGGCACATGCGTCCGTAGTGCGAGGGGTGCACGTCGCGGACCTCGAAGCCGGCGCGCTCACGGGAGAGACCGCCCGGCCCCAGCGCCGACAGGCGGCGCTTGTGGGTCAGACCCGCCAGCGGGTTGGTCTGGTCCATGAACTGCGAGAGCTGGCTCGTGCCGAAGAACTCCTTGATGGAGGCCACGACCGGGCGGATGTTGATCAGGGTCTGGGGCGTGATGGCCTCGACGTCCTGGGTCGTCATCCGCTCGCGGACGACGCGCTCCATCCGGGCCAGGCCCAGGCGGACCTGGTTCTGGATCAGCTCGCCGACGGTGCGCAGGCGGCGGTTGCCGAAGTGGTCGATGTCGTCGGTCTCGACCGGGCGGGTGCCCTGGCTGGTTTCGAGCTCCTCCTCGCCGGCGTGCAGCCGCACGAGGTAGTCGATCGTGGAGACGATGTCGTCTTCGGTGAGCGTGCCCTGCGTGAACTCGGTGTCGAGCCCGAGCTTCTTGTTGATCTTGTAGCGGCCGACCTTGGCGAGGTCGTAGCGCTTGGGGTTGAAGTAGAGGTTCTCCAACAGCGCCTGGGCGGACTCCTTCGTCGGCGGCTCGCCCGGGCGCAGCTTGCGGTAGATGTCCAGGAGCGCGTCGTCGGTACCCGACGTCGGGTCCTTCTCCAGGGTGTTGCGGATCGACTCGTAGGCGCCGAACCGCTCCAGGATCCGGTCGGTCGTCCACCCCAGCGCCTTGAGCAGGACGGTGACGCCCTGCTTGCGCTTGCGGTCGATGCGGACGCCGACGAAGTCGCGCTTGTCGACCTCGAACTCCAGCCAGGCGCCGCGCGAGGGGATGACCTTGCAGCCGTAGAGGTCCTTGTCGGACGTCTTGTCGACCTGGCGGTCGAAGTACACACCGGGAGAGCGGACCAGCTGCGACACCACGACGCGCTCGGTGCCGTTGATGATGTACGTGCCCTTCGTGGTCATGAGCGGGAAGTCGCCCATGAACACGGTCTGGCTCTTGATCTCACCGGTGTCGTTGTTGATGAACTCCGCCGTGACGAACATCGGGGCGGAGAAGGTCATGTCCTTGTCCTTGCACTCATCCTCTGAGTACTTGGGCGGCTCGAACCGGTGGTCGCGGAACGAAAGCGACATGGTGCCGGAGAAGTCCTCGATGGGACTGATCTCCTCGAAGATCTCTTCGAGACCGGACTGCTCCGGAACGTCCTTGCGGCCGGCGTTATGAGCCGCCTCGACCCGGGTACTCCACTTCTCGTTGCCGAGCAGCCAGTCCATCGAATCGGTCTGCAGGGCCAAGAGGTTCGGGACTCCGAGTGGCTCCCGAATGCGGGCGAAGGAAACGCGGTTCGGACCAAGTTCGTTAGCGGAGGCGTTGCGCGAGGCTGCCAACAGGGGTCCTTCCGAAGGCTTGTGGCGGTTGATGCGCGCGCACGCCGGACGATCCGGGATGTCAGGCTGAGACCTGCCGACGGATATCGGGCAGAGGCTCGTGATGGAGAACGTACGGTGGGGTCCGGCAACACCGAGGGATCCTCGGGATCCGGCCGCGGAGCACGGACACCGGCACACGGATCGTCAATGGGCAGCGCAAAAGGGCAGTGTAGCTGAATACTACACCGCTGTCCAACCACAGCCCCTGAAGTCAGTCACGACACCAGGCAGCATCGCCCCAACTGGCGGATCCGTCAAGCCCGGGCCGCCCCGGGCACACGGTTCACGAGCCGTGAGAGGCCCCACAGGAAATCCGGGGTGTGCGCACCTGGGCACGGGGGAAAGTATCCCTTTTCCCAGCGTCGCCCGAGCCTTCTCTGCGCCGTGCCGCGGACCGTGCACGCGGACACGGGAACTCCGCTTCGGCATCCGACGCCTCACCCTTCGCCGCCGCTGTGCGCCGCATCGGTCACTCTGATTCGGACACGATTGAACCTCGCTTTCGGGCATGTCCACAAACCGCCCGGAGCGGAGACGCCCGAAACACCGCCCCCCGCTCCGGCACGCCGCACACCCGGTGGTCCGGTGGCCCGGTGCCTCGGGGACCTCGGGCCAGGCCCACCGGACCGGCAGCCGGGTACCGGACGGCAGGAAGCGGGGCGGGCGGTGCGGCCCGCCGCGCTACCGGCCGCTCGGCTCGGTCCGATCGCTCGGGCGCCGCGGGCACCGGGCACCGCCGCACGCGCGCCGTCCCTCCCCCGCCGCAGCCCCGGGCGCCGGAGCCGGAACATGCGAAGGGCGGCCGCCCCGCGGGACGACCGCCCTTGCGCACAGGCCCGCCGGCCGCGCAGACGGCGCGGCGGGGCCCGCCCGGTACTACTTGAGCGTGACGGTGGCGCCGGCGCCTTCCAGGGCCTCCTTGGCCTTGTCGGCGTTGTCCTTGCTGGCGCCCTCCAGCAGCGGCTTCGGGGCGTTGTCGACCAGGTCCTTGGCCTCCTTGAGCCCCAGGTCCGCGATCCCGCGGACCTCCTTGATGACCTGGATCTTCTTGTCGCCGGCGGACTCGAGGACGACGTCGAACTCCGTCTGCTCCTCGACCTCCTCCTCGGCGGCACCGCCGCCGGCCGGGGCGGCCATGACGGCGGCGGCCGGGGCGGCGGCCTCGACGTCGAACTTCTCCTCGAACTGCTTGACGAACTCCGACAGCTCCAGGAGGGTCATCTCCTCGAAGGCGCCAAGGAGCTCTTCGTTGCTGAGCTTCGCCATGATGCGGTCTGCCTTTCTCTACCAACACGCGCGCCGTGCGGCGCCGTGCCGAGCCTGACGCCGGCGCGGCCACGCCGACGGGATCGTCGCTAGCCCTCGGTGCCCTCGTCGGAGCGCTTGTCGTGCAGCGCCTGGGCGAGCCGCACGGCCTTGAGGGGAAGCGCCTGGAACAGCCGGGCGGCCTGGCCCTGCTTGGCCTTGAGCGCACCGGCCATCTTCGCGAGCAGAACCTCGCGGGACTCCAGATCGGCCAGCTGGGTGATCTGCTCGGGCGTCATGACCTTTCCGTCGATGACACCGCCCTTGATCACCAGCGGCGAGCTTCCCTTCGCGAAATCACGCAGGCCCTTGGCGGCCTCGACGACGTCCCCGCGGACGAAGGCGATGGCCGACGGGCCCTCAAGCAGGTCCTGGACCTGATCGTCAAGACCGGCCTCGGTGGCCGCGATCTTGGTCAGCGTGTTCTTCACGATGCGGAAGCGCGCGTTCTGGCCGAGGTTGTGGCGCAGTTGACTCACCTGCGACACGCTGAGCCCCCGGTATTCGGTCAGCACAGCGCCCTGCGAGCTCTCGAATTCATCCTTGAGCTCGGCGACCGCGGCTGCCTTGTCCGGCCTCGCCATGGGACTCCTTCCAACTGTGAACGCCGGTCCGAAGCAAAGGCCCTGGCGGTGGGGCAGGCGGGAGGCACATAAAAAAAGCCCCGGGCGCAGGGGCACGGGGCGCGACACGGCATGGCCGTCGCTCATTCGTACACCTGCGCGGGCCGCCCATTCGCATGGGACCTTAGGCCACCCTCGGGGTGGCGACCGGCGGTCTTCGGCATCTACGAGTCTAACCGACGCGCGGGGATGGTCTGCGCGTCGCCGGCGGGCGACGGGGCTCGGCAGCACCGTCCGTCCGCAGAGGCGGACTGCGGCGACCGGCAAGTGTCGGAACGGTAGCGATACCGTCACTGCCGCCCGCACAACGCCCGGTTCTTGATGGCATGTCGCATATATGGGGCAGACTCGCTCCGTGGGAGCACCCCCTCATCGACGGTGCTCCGCCATCCGTCCGAATCCCCCGAACGAAGAAAGCGAACCGTTCGCGTGCAGATCCCCCGAACACCCGTGGCTTCCGCCGCCCTCGCAGCCGTCCTCGTGCCGTTGGCCGCCTGCGGCGGAACCGGCGACGCCCCCGAAGAGAGCGAGAGCACGGCGACCGCCGAACCCTCCCCGACGGAGAAGAGCGGGATCGCCGCCCTCGTCGAAGCCGTGGACGAGAGCACCGCCGAAGACGCCGACTACACGATCGAAGCCACGGCGACCGGCGTCGGCGAGGGTTCCGAGATCCCCGCCACGACCAACACCTACGAAGTGCAGGGTCCTCAGGAGCCCGACCGCGTCACCGCGGTCGTGCCGGGGCTGGGCGAGGTCATCCTGCAATCGCTGCAGGCGACCGGCCAGGATCCCGGGCTCACCGCGGAGGAGCTGAGCAGCGTCACCATGATCGTGGAGCCCGACGGCGGCGATCCGATCATCTCCAACAGCCACGGCGGATTCCCGGGCCGGACCGAGTGGGTCCGCGGGCTCGACGGCGTCGACAAGCCCGCGGCACCGCCCCTGACGCCCGGCGAGCTGGCGCCGCTGCTGGACGAGCTCGCCGACGAAGAGCTGATCGCCGACGAAGGCGCACAGGAGCTCGACGGGACCCCGGCCACCCTGGTCGAGGGCGAGGCCGAGCAGTCCGCGGTCGAGGACCTCGGCGACGCCCGCGACACCGTCGAGGCCATCCTGGGCGGCCAGACCGCGGGCACCCTCGCCTTCGCCGCCTGGGTCGGCGAGGACGGGCTGCCGCTGCGCGTGGAAGCCTCCGACGACGAGATCGAGGTGGAGCTGGCGTTCTCCGCTATCGGTTCCACGTCGTTCGAAGCACCCGCGCCGGAAGAGATCCACGACCTCTGACCGTCCGCGCGAACGAAGCGAACGGCCCGGCTCCTCGCGAGGAGCCGGGCCGTTCGTCGCGCTGCCGTCACACGGCCGCCGTCAGGCGGCGGCGGGCCGGGTGATGTTGGGGTCGACCGGGATGCCCGGACCCATGGTCGTCGTCAGGGTCGACTTCCGCAGGTACCGGCCCTTGGCCGCGGAGGGCTTGAGCCGGATGACCTCGTCGAGAGCGGCCCCGTAGTTCTCCACCAGCTGGCTCTCGTCGAAGGAGAGCTTGCCGACGATGAAGTGCAGGTTGCCGTGCCGGTCGACGCGGAACTCGATCTTGCCGCCCTTGATCTCGGAGACGGCCTTGGTGACGTCGGTCGTGACGGTCCCGGTCTTGGGGTTGGGCATCATGCCGCGGGGACCGAGCACGCGGCCCAGGCGGCCGACCTTGCCCATCAGGTCGGGCGTCGCCACGACGGAGTCGAAGTCCAGGAAGCCCTTCTGGATCGCCTCGACCAGGTCGTCGTCGCCGACGTAGTCGGCGCCGGCCTGGCGGGCCTGCTCGGCACGGTCACCGGTGGCGAAGACCAGGACCCGGGCGGTCTTGCCGGTGCCGTGCGGCAGGTTCACCGTGCCGCGGACCATCTGGTCGGCCTTGCGCGGGTCGACGCCCAGGCGCAGCGCGATCTCGACGGTCGGGTCGAACTTGACGACGCTGGTCTGCTTGGCCAGCTTCACCGCGTCCAGCGGCGCATAGAGCTTGTTGCGGTCGACCAGCTGACTGGCCTTGGCGTGGTTCTTGCTGCGCTTCACTTCTGCTCCAAAACGAGAGGTGTGGTCAGGGCCAGCGCGGGCCCTTCCACGATCGGTCCGCCGGCTGTCGGTCCGACCCGGGCGGTTACTTGATGCGGATGCCCATGGACCGCGCGGTGCCGGTCACGATCTTGGTCGCCAGGTCCAGGTCCTCGGTGTTGAGGTCGGGCAGCTTGGTCTGCGCGATCTCGCGGAGCTGGTCCTCGGTCACCGAGCCGGCCGTCTTGCGGCTCGGGTCGTTGCTGCCCTTGTCGAGGCCCGCGGCCTTGAGGATCAGCTTCGGCGCCGGCGGCGTCTTGGTGACGAAGCTGAACGAGCGGTCCTCGTAGACGGTGATCTCTACGGGGATGATGCTTCCGCGCTGGGCTTCTGTAGCAGCGTTGTACTGCTTGCAGAACTCCATGATGTTGACGCCGTGCGGACCGAGCGCGGTACCGACGGGCGGCGCCGGAGTCGCCTGGCCGGCGGGAAGCTGGACCTTAACCAGCGCTGCGATCTTCTTCTTCGGAGGCATATCGGGTCCTTTGCCTGATCTGCTGTGTGTCGTGGATCCCGAGCGGCCGGCGCCCTGCCGGGCCGCAGCGGAAGCTTCGCGTCCGCGGTGGAGGCCACGCCTGCGCCGGATCCCCGCTCAGGCGTGGGCGCCCCCGCGCAGCGGCGCAAAGGGGCGCGACGGGTCCGCCCGGCGAAGGGCGAACCCGTCAAGTCTACGCGCCGACGGGCGGTGTCGGCGCCGACTGCTCGGCAGAGGGCTCCCGGAGGGGCTCTCTAGATCTTGGAGACCTGGTTGAAACCGAGCTCGACCGGCGTCTCACGGCCGAAGATCGACACCAGAACCTTGAGCTTCTGGGTATCGGCGTTGATCTCGCTCACGGTGGCGGGCAGGGTCGCGAACGGCCCCTCCATCACCGTGACGGACTCTCCGACCTCGTAAGCGACGTCGGCGCGCGGCTCGGCCTTCTCCTTCTGCGGCTGCTCGGGCTGCTCCTCGGGAGCGGGCGCGAGGAGGTCGGAGACCTCCTGCATGCTCAGCGGAGCCGGCTTGTTCGACAGCCCGACGAACCCGGTGACACCGGGGGTGTTGCGGATGGCGGCCCAGGACTCGTCGGTCAGTTCCATGCGCACGAGCACGTAGCCGGGCAGCACCTTCTCGGTGACCTGCTGCCGCTTTCCGCTCTTGACCTCGGTGACCTCCTGAGTGGGCACCTCGACCTGGAAGATGTACTCCTCCATGTTGAGCGACTGGGTGCGGCTCTCGACGTTGGTCTTGACCCGGTTCTCGTAGCCCGCGTACGTATGCACCACGTACCAGTCGCCGGGGAGGATCAGCAGTTCCCGCTTGAACTCCTCGGCGGGGTCGGTCGGCGGGGCCGCGGCCTGCTCCTGCTCATCGGCTTCGCCGGTCTCGTCGGGGCCGCCGGCCGCGCCGCCGTCGCCCTCGGCCGCTCCGTCCTCGGACTCCTCGGCGCCGCCCTCGTCGGGCTCGGCTCCGAGCGCGGCCTCGTCGGCGGCCTCCGTGTACTCGGCGCGCTGACCGGCCTCTTCCTCCGACGACTGGTCCCGATCCTCATTGGGGAGGTCGCCGGGGCTCAGTGGGGACTCGGACACGGCAGCTCTTTCTCTCGTCGGTTGCGCGCTGGACGGCGCACTTGGGTAGCGCCGCCGCCGGTTACCGCCAGCTTACGGGCCGACCGGACACGTCGCGGCCATTACGGGAACTCGCCCGCGCGCCGCCACTGACCGGGCTACTGACCGGGGGCCGCCCCGCCAGCGCCTGCGCCGGCACCGCTGGAGTCGGGGACGAACTGGCTGTACAGCCACGTGACCGCCTCGCCGAACCCGAAGTCGAGCAGGGATACGTAACCGACCATGATGAGCACGAACACGATGACGACGATCGTATAGGTGATGAGCTCACGCCGCGTAGGCCAACGGACCTTGCGGAGTTCGCCGACGACCTGCTTGGTGAAGGTCACCGGACCGGTACGACGCTGGGGCTCCTTGTCCGGCTTGGCGTCCGCGTCAGTCTGTGTCACCTGAGGTCCTTAGGAGTCGACGGTTCGGCTGGACTGTTCCGGCGGAACTGCCTCGATCGAGGACGCCTGCCGCGCGGGTGCGAAGCTGCGCCGTGTCTCGCCCAAGTGTCCTTTGCAGGGCAGGAGGGACTCGAACCCCCAACCGCCGGTTTTGGAGACCGGTGCTCTTCCAATTGAGCCACTGCCCTTCAGCGGATACCGCGGTACCCACCCTAGCCTCCGATCCGGGGTGATCGCGCACCGAAGTACGGCCTTCGGCGCCCGGCTGTCCGGACCGTCGGTTGCACGAGTGTATGCCCAATCGCGGTACGGCACCAACCCGAATCCCCGCTCGGTCCTCCCGCGGCAGCGCACCGGCCCTGCAGCAGCCGTCGAGCGTTCCTGGCGGAGACGGAGAACGAGTGGCCCGCGCGTGCAAGCATGGTGATATGACTGACCGACCTCGCATCTCCGCACGTATCGGCGGCATCTCCGAGTCAGCGACTCTGGCCGTGGACGCCAAGGCAAAGGCCATGAAGGCCGAGGGGCGCCCCGTCATCGGTTTCGGCGCCGGCGAGCCCGACTTCCCGACCCCCGACTACATCGTCGAAGCCGCGGCGCGCGCCTGCCGCGATCCGCGGTTCCACCGCTACACCCCGGCCGGCGGGCTTCCCGAGCTCAAGGAGGCCATCGCCGAGAAGACGCTGCGTGATTCCGGCTACTCCGTGGGCCCCTCCCAGGTGCTGGTCGCCAACGGCGGCAAGCAGGCCATCTACGAGGCGTTCGCCACACTCCTGGACCCCGGCGACGAAGTCCTGGTCGTAGCGCCGTACTGGACGACCTACCCGGAGTCGGTCAAGCTGGCCGGCGGCGTGCCCCGCTACGTCGTCACCGACGAGTCGACCGGCTACCTCGCCTCGGTCGAAGACCTGGAGGCCGCCCGTACCGAGCGCACCAAGGTTCTGGTGTTCGTCTCGCCGTCCAACCCCACCGGCGCCGTCTACCCGCCCGAGCAGGTCCGGGCCGTGGGGCAGTGGGCCGCCGAGCGCGGACTGTGGGTACTGACCGACGAGATCTACGAGCACCTGGTCTACGGCGGGGCGCGCTTCACCTCCCTGCCGGTCGAGGTGCCCGAGATGGCCGATCGCACCGTGGTCGTCAACGGCGTCGCCAAGACCTACGCGATGACGGGCTGGCGCGTGGGCTGGATCGTGGGGCCCGAGGACGTCGTCAAGGCGGCGGGCAACCTGCAGTCGCACGCCACCTCCAACGTCGCCAACGTCTCCCAGGCCGCCGCCCTGGCCGCGGTATCGGGCGACCTGTCGGCCGTGGCCGACATGCGCGCCGCGTTCGACCGGCGCCGGCAGACGATCGTGCGCATGCTCAACGAGATCCCCGGCGTGCTGTGCCCCGAGCCCGAGGGCGCCTTCTACGCCTACCCCTCGGTCAAGGGGCTGCTGGGCCGCGACATCGGCGGCAAGCGGCCGCAGACCTCCAGCGAACTGGCCGAGGTCATTCTGGAGCAGGCCGAGGTCGCGGTGGTTCCGGGTGAGGCCTTCGGCACACCCGGATACCTGCGGCTGTCCTACGCGCTGGGCGACTCCGACCTCGCCGAGGGCGTCGGGCGCATCCAGAAGCTGATCGGCGGGGCCGCATAGCCGCGGCCGGGCGCGGGCTCCGCAGCGGCGGCGCCGGGGGGGACGTCCCCAGACCCCGGCGCCGCCGCCCGCATCTGAGGCACCCTTGGGTCATGGAACGTCCCATCTCCCGCCTTCCCAAAGCCCACCTGCACCAGCACTTCACCGGGTCGATGCGGCACTCGACCCTGGTCGAGCTCGCACACCGCTACGAGGTCCACCTGCCCGAGTCGCTGGCGAGGGACTGGCCGCCCCGGCTCCGCGCGACCGACGAACGCGGCTGGTTCCGCTTCCAGCGGCTCTACGACATCGCGCGGTCGGTACTGGCCACCCCGGAAGCCATGTACCGGCTGCTGCTGGAATCCGCCGAGGAGGAGAGCGCCGCCGGGTCGGGGTGGCTGGAGATCCAGGTCGACCCCAGCGGGTACGCCTCCCGGTTCGACGGGCTGACCTCCACTCTGGAGCTGATCCTGGACGCCGCGCGCGCCGCCGAGCGCGAGACCGGGGTGGGCATCGGGATCATGGTCGCGGCCAACCGCACCAAGCACCCGCTCGACGCCAAGGCCCTCGCCCGGCTCGCCGCCCAGTACGCGGGCCGGGGTGTGGTCTCCTTCGGCCTGAACAACGACGAGCGGCGGGGACGGGCTCTGGACTTCGAGGGGGCGTTCCGCATCGCCCGCCGCGCGGGTCTGCTCTCGGCACCCCACGGCGGCGAGCTGCTGGGGGCGCGCAGTGTGCGGGAGTGCCTGGACGAGCTCGCCGCGGACCGGCTCGGCCACGGCGTAGGCGCCACCGAGGACCCCTATCTGCTGGAGCGGATCGCCACCCAGGCGGTGACCCTGGAACTGTGCCCCAGCTCCAATGTGGCGCTGGGCGTCTACGACGAGGCCGGCCACGTCCCGCTGCGCCGGCTCTTCGACGCCGGGGCGCCGATCGCCTTGGGAGCCGACGATCCGCTGCTGTTCGGCCCGCGGCTGGCGGAGCAGTACCGCCTCGCGCGGGAGGTGTTCGGGTTCGCCGATCCGGAGCTGGCCGAGCTGGCGCGGATGTCGATCCGCGGATCGGCGGCGCCCGAAGCGCTGAAGAAGGAGCTGCTGGCCGGAGTCGACACATGGCTGGCGACACCGCCTCAGGACCTCTGACGCCACGGGAGCGGCGGTCCGCGGCGCCTGGGGAGGCCCGGCGGCTCCGGGGGCCGGGCGGGGCTAGCCGGCGACGGCGCGGACGCCCTCGAACACCATGGCACCGCCCGCGAGGAAGAACAGCAGCGCGGCGCCGATCTGGACAGCCCGTTCGGGAAGCTTCTTGCCGAGGACGACGGCCAGCCCGATCGCCAGCGCGTCGGCGGCGACCATCCCGGCCGTGGATCCGATCCACACGGGCAGCCAGTGGTAGTTGGTGCCCACGGTGATGGTGGCCAGCATGGTCTTGTCTCCGAGTTCCGCGGTGAAGAACACCGCGGCGACCGTGACGAGTCCGGAGCGGATCCGCCGCGAGGCCGCGCGCTCCTCGTCCTTGTCGCTCATCTCGTCGCCCATCAGTGTCCACACGCCGAAGCCGACGAAGGCGATTCCGGCGGCGAGGGTGATCCAGTCCGTTGGCAGCGCCAGCCCCAGCACCTCGGCGATGAGCACGCTCAGGGCGTGCACGAGCAGGGTCGCGGCGGTGATTCCCAGAAGGACCGTCGCGGCGCGGTAGCGGCTCGCCAGGGACATGGCCACCAACTGGGTCTTGTCACCCATTTCCGCGACGAACACCACAAACGTGCCGACCGCGATCGCGGGCAGGAATTCCATGCGTCCTCCGTGGTCCGTGCGGGGCGAAAGCGGGACCGGCGCCCCGCCCCGGCGATGCACTGCCGGGACGAAGGTCTCGCCCGCCTGTTCCAAGCACAGGCCCCACGGCCGGGCGGATCGCGGCGGACGCTCGCGTCCGCTCGGATCGGCCGGTATGTCGACCGCGCGAATCGAGGACTACTCCCCTTCGACGTTTTCCACGATAGCAGCGGAACGCTATTCCGCAATTCTTGGACCGACCGGCCGAAAACACAAAGAATGGCGAATAAAAAAGTTTGGTGCGGCCAAGAAAAAAGGTGTCCGCCGCTGCTCGGGGACGGTCCGGGCGGGATGGCCGCGCCGGGGGCCGCGGGGATCGCCGCGGACCCCGCCGCTACGATGCCCGCATGTGCGACGCATCGGCTGATTCCCCACCGCCGGCCCCGGGCAACCGACACCGACCGCCGCATGCCCGGTGACCGGGCGAGCGCGTTCGACGCGGTACTGGTGGATTGGCGCGGCACCCTGGCCCTGCCCCTGGCTCCGGAGCGCTGGGTCACCGCCGCTCTGGGAGGACTCGGCCGTCCGGCTTCTCCCGTCGACGCCGCGCCGGTTCTGGAGCGCCTGGAGGCGGTGGACGCGGACGCGCGCCTCGGCACGGCGGGGATGGACGCGGACCCGGCGCTGCACCGGCGCATCTTCATGGAGGTCCTGGCCGACGCGGGCCTCGACTCCGCACTGGCCGAGGCGCTGTACCGGGTGGAGTCCGATCCCGGAAACGACGGCTTCGCCGACGACGTTCCCGCGTTCCTCGCCCGGACCCGAGCGGCCGGTATCCGGATCGTGCTCGTCAGCGACATCCACGTCGACGTACGTCCCCGGTTCCACGCCGCCGGTCTGAGCCCCTATGTCGACGCCTATGCGCTCTCCTGCGAGCACGGCGCGGAGAAACCCGATCCCCGCCTGTTCGAGGCCGCCCTGCACATGGCCGGTTCCCGTCCTGACGAGGCGGTGATGGTCGGCGACCGGCACACCCACGACGGCGGTGCCGCAGCGCTGGGCGTCACCACGCTCATCCTGCCTCCCCTGCGCGCCGCGACCGACCGCCGGCTGCACCTCGCCGAGGCGCTCCTCTACGGCCGGTAGCCCGGCCGGGGCGGTCCGCCTACAGCTCCACGCCCACCAGAACCGGCTCGTTGGCCAACGTGATGCCGAACGCCTTGGCCACGCCGGCGCGGACCTCGCGGGCCAGCGCCAGCAGGTCCTCGGTGGCCGCTTCTCCGGGGTTGGTCAGGGCCAGGGTGTGCTTGGTGGAGATGCGCGCCGGCGCTCCGTAGCCGCGGTTGAAGCCGGCGTTGTCGATGAGCCAGGCCGCGGAGAGTTTGGCCCGGCCCTCGGCGTCGACGTGGGCCGGCGGCTGCACGCCGGGCCCGAGGTAGTCGGCCGCGCGGCGGGTGAACTCCGTGTACTCGGACGGGTCCAGGACCGGGTTGGTGAAGAACGATCCGGCGCTGAACGTGTCGGGGTCGTCGGGGTCGAGCACCATGCCCTTGCCGCGGCGCAGCTCCAGCACGGTCTCGCGGGCCCGGTCGAGCGGCACCCGGGCGCCGGCCTCGACTCCCAGGACGCGGGCGACCTCGGCGTAGCGGACGGGCCGGCTCAGCTGCGAACGCTCCAGCTCGAACACGACCTCGCAGACGACGTAGCGGTCGCCGCCTTTGAAGACGCTGTCGCGGTAGGCGAACCCGCAGTCGGCGTTGCCCATGGTGGCCCGCTCGCCGGTGCGGCGGTCGTAGACCAGGACCTCGACGATGCTCTGGCCGACCTCCTGGCCGTAGGCGCCCACGTTCTGGATGGGGGTGGAGCCGACGCGTCCGGGAATCCCGGAGAGGAACTCGATACCGCTGAACCCTTCGGCGACGGCGCGTGCGACCAGGGGGTCCCACGGCACCCCGGCTCCGGCACGGAGCCGGACGCGCCCGTCGTCGGTGTCGCTGCAGGAGATCGCGCGGGATTCGGC contains:
- the rplL gene encoding 50S ribosomal protein L7/L12 translates to MAKLSNEELLGAFEEMTLLELSEFVKQFEEKFDVEAAAPAAAVMAAPAGGGAAEEEVEEQTEFDVVLESAGDKKIQVIKEVRGIADLGLKEAKDLVDNAPKPLLEGASKDNADKAKEALEGAGATVTLK
- the rplJ gene encoding 50S ribosomal protein L10; the encoded protein is MARPDKAAAVAELKDEFESSQGAVLTEYRGLSVSQVSQLRHNLGQNARFRIVKNTLTKIAATEAGLDDQVQDLLEGPSAIAFVRGDVVEAAKGLRDFAKGSSPLVIKGGVIDGKVMTPEQITQLADLESREVLLAKMAGALKAKQGQAARLFQALPLKAVRLAQALHDKRSDEGTEG
- the rplA gene encoding 50S ribosomal protein L1; translation: MKRSKNHAKASQLVDRNKLYAPLDAVKLAKQTSVVKFDPTVEIALRLGVDPRKADQMVRGTVNLPHGTGKTARVLVFATGDRAEQARQAGADYVGDDDLVEAIQKGFLDFDSVVATPDLMGKVGRLGRVLGPRGMMPNPKTGTVTTDVTKAVSEIKGGKIEFRVDRHGNLHFIVGKLSFDESQLVENYGAALDEVIRLKPSAAKGRYLRKSTLTTTMGPGIPVDPNITRPAAA
- the rplK gene encoding 50S ribosomal protein L11; the protein is MPPKKKIAALVKVQLPAGQATPAPPVGTALGPHGVNIMEFCKQYNAATEAQRGSIIPVEITVYEDRSFSFVTKTPPAPKLILKAAGLDKGSNDPSRKTAGSVTEDQLREIAQTKLPDLNTEDLDLATKIVTGTARSMGIRIK
- the nusG gene encoding transcription termination/antitermination protein NusG, with amino-acid sequence MSESPLSPGDLPNEDRDQSSEEEAGQRAEYTEAADEAALGAEPDEGGAEESEDGAAEGDGGAAGGPDETGEADEQEQAAAPPTDPAEEFKRELLILPGDWYVVHTYAGYENRVKTNVESRTQSLNMEEYIFQVEVPTQEVTEVKSGKRQQVTEKVLPGYVLVRMELTDESWAAIRNTPGVTGFVGLSNKPAPLSMQEVSDLLAPAPEEQPEQPQKEKAEPRADVAYEVGESVTVMEGPFATLPATVSEINADTQKLKVLVSIFGRETPVELGFNQVSKI
- the secE gene encoding preprotein translocase subunit SecE, with the protein product MTQTDADAKPDKEPQRRTGPVTFTKQVVGELRKVRWPTRRELITYTIVVIVFVLIMVGYVSLLDFGFGEAVTWLYSQFVPDSSGAGAGAGGAAPGQ
- a CDS encoding pyridoxal phosphate-dependent aminotransferase, with translation MTDRPRISARIGGISESATLAVDAKAKAMKAEGRPVIGFGAGEPDFPTPDYIVEAAARACRDPRFHRYTPAGGLPELKEAIAEKTLRDSGYSVGPSQVLVANGGKQAIYEAFATLLDPGDEVLVVAPYWTTYPESVKLAGGVPRYVVTDESTGYLASVEDLEAARTERTKVLVFVSPSNPTGAVYPPEQVRAVGQWAAERGLWVLTDEIYEHLVYGGARFTSLPVEVPEMADRTVVVNGVAKTYAMTGWRVGWIVGPEDVVKAAGNLQSHATSNVANVSQAAALAAVSGDLSAVADMRAAFDRRRQTIVRMLNEIPGVLCPEPEGAFYAYPSVKGLLGRDIGGKRPQTSSELAEVILEQAEVAVVPGEAFGTPGYLRLSYALGDSDLAEGVGRIQKLIGGAA
- a CDS encoding adenosine deaminase — its product is MERPISRLPKAHLHQHFTGSMRHSTLVELAHRYEVHLPESLARDWPPRLRATDERGWFRFQRLYDIARSVLATPEAMYRLLLESAEEESAAGSGWLEIQVDPSGYASRFDGLTSTLELILDAARAAERETGVGIGIMVAANRTKHPLDAKALARLAAQYAGRGVVSFGLNNDERRGRALDFEGAFRIARRAGLLSAPHGGELLGARSVRECLDELAADRLGHGVGATEDPYLLERIATQAVTLELCPSSNVALGVYDEAGHVPLRRLFDAGAPIALGADDPLLFGPRLAEQYRLAREVFGFADPELAELARMSIRGSAAPEALKKELLAGVDTWLATPPQDL
- a CDS encoding TMEM165/GDT1 family protein, which gives rise to MEFLPAIAVGTFVVFVAEMGDKTQLVAMSLASRYRAATVLLGITAATLLVHALSVLIAEVLGLALPTDWITLAAGIAFVGFGVWTLMGDEMSDKDEERAASRRIRSGLVTVAAVFFTAELGDKTMLATITVGTNYHWLPVWIGSTAGMVAADALAIGLAVVLGKKLPERAVQIGAALLFFLAGGAMVFEGVRAVAG
- a CDS encoding HAD family hydrolase, with product MPGDRASAFDAVLVDWRGTLALPLAPERWVTAALGGLGRPASPVDAAPVLERLEAVDADARLGTAGMDADPALHRRIFMEVLADAGLDSALAEALYRVESDPGNDGFADDVPAFLARTRAAGIRIVLVSDIHVDVRPRFHAAGLSPYVDAYALSCEHGAEKPDPRLFEAALHMAGSRPDEAVMVGDRHTHDGGAAALGVTTLILPPLRAATDRRLHLAEALLYGR